The following is a genomic window from Streptomyces lincolnensis.
CTCCGGCTCCTCCGCCGTCCTCGCCGCCTACGCCGCCCTGCTGCGCCCCGGCGACACCGTCCTCGCCCTCGGCCTGCCCTACGGTGGCCACCTCACGCACGGCTCGCCCGCGAACTTCTCCGGCCGCTGGTTCGACTTCGTCGGCTACGGCGTGGACGCGGAGTCCGGGCTCATCGACCACGAGCAGGTGCGGACACTGGCCCGCACGCACCGCCCCAAGGCGATCGTGTGCGGGTCCATCGCCTACCCCCGGCACATCGACCACGCCTTCTTCCGCGAGGTCGCCGACGAGGTCGGCGCCTACCTCATCGCCGACGCCGCCCACCCCATCGGCCTCGTCGCCGGGGGAGCCGCGCCCAGTCCGGTGCCGTACGCCGATGTGGTGTGCGCCACCACCCACAAGGTGCTGCGGGGCCCCCGGGGCGGCATGATCCTGTGCGGCGCCGACCTGGCGGAGCGGGTGGACCGGGCCGTCTTCCCGTTCACCCAGGGCGGCGCCCAGATGCACACCATCGCCGCCAAGGCCGTCGCGTTCGGCGAGGCGGCGACACCGGCCTTCACGGCGTACGCCCATCAGGTGGTCGCCAACGCGCGCGTGCTGGCCGCCGGGCTGGCCGCGCAGGGGCTCGTCATCACCACCGGCGGGACCGACACCCACCTGGTGACGGCCGATCCGGCACCGCTCGGCGTCGACGGACGCACCGCACGGGGCCGGCTGGCCGCCGCGGGGATCGTCCTGGACTGCTGCGCCCTGCCGCACGCGGACCTGCGCGGTCTGCGTCTGGGCACGGCGGCGGTGACCACGCAGGGCATGGGGGAGGTGGAGATGGCGCGGATCGCCGTCCTGCTCGCGGGGGTCCTCAAGGGTGAGACCGAGAG
Proteins encoded in this region:
- the glyA gene encoding serine hydroxymethyltransferase — protein: MSVTHAPETADVLLRQDPELAEILLGELDRQSTSLQLVAAENFCSPAVLAALGSPLANKYAEGYPGARHHGGCEIVDVAERIAVERAKALFGAEHANVQAHSGSSAVLAAYAALLRPGDTVLALGLPYGGHLTHGSPANFSGRWFDFVGYGVDAESGLIDHEQVRTLARTHRPKAIVCGSIAYPRHIDHAFFREVADEVGAYLIADAAHPIGLVAGGAAPSPVPYADVVCATTHKVLRGPRGGMILCGADLAERVDRAVFPFTQGGAQMHTIAAKAVAFGEAATPAFTAYAHQVVANARVLAAGLAAQGLVITTGGTDTHLVTADPAPLGVDGRTARGRLAAAGIVLDCCALPHADLRGLRLGTAAVTTQGMGEVEMARIAVLLAGVLKGETESQKAREEVRELVGGFPPYPG